One window of the Rosa rugosa chromosome 3, drRosRugo1.1, whole genome shotgun sequence genome contains the following:
- the LOC133740182 gene encoding dimethylnonatriene synthase-like produces MDVISPIQILHTILASFILYGAWRIATSIRKINTKKISKVPEPSGAWPFIGHLHLLGRTQDPVALMLGALADKHGPIYSLKLGLHNLVVVSSWELVKECLAKNDRVFATRPSITGGKYLGYNSAIFSLAPYGQYWRDVRKMATLELLSSHRVELLSHVRATELDSFIKSLFSLCTTKSTSTPHSPVVHLSELIEQLTFNMNLRLIAGKRFSSDQYHEENSTAWRFERATKEALYLFGVFVWSDAVPFLEWLDIGGHVSAMKRCFKEFDSVLGEWLEEHRQRKSSEGKNGTVESDLMAAMISNFEEEDEIAGHSRDTVIKATALVLILTGSESTSITLTWALSLLLNNPRVLKAAQEELDHHVGRDRWVQESDIKNLKYLQAIVKETLRINPPGPITGLREATEDCYVGGYYVPKGTRLLVNIWKLQRDPLMWSDPCEFRPERFMTENADMDFRGQSFEYIPFSAGRRSCPGMTLGLHVVHLVLARLVQGFDMKREGDELVDMRAGLGLALPKATPLEAVLAPRLPVELYY; encoded by the exons ATGGATGTTATTTCTCCAATCCAAATTCTCCACACAATCTTGGCCTCGTTTATTCTCTACGGCGCTTGGAGAATCGCAACAAGCATTAGAAAGATCAACACCAAAAAGATCAGCAAAGTTCCCGAGCCCTCCGGTGCATGGCCATTTATAGGCCACCTCCACCTTCTCGGGAGGACCCAAGACCCAGTTGCCTTAATGCTTGGAGCCCTAGCTGATAAACACGGACCAATCTACTCACTCAAGCTTGGTCTGCACAACCTGGTGGTTGTGAGCAGTTGGGAGCTCGTAAAAGAATGCCTCGCAAAAAACGACAGGGTTTTCGCTACGCGACCGAGCATCACAGGCGGCAAGTACTTGGGTTACAACAGCGCCATCTTTTCTCTAGCCCCGTACGGACAGTACTGGCGTGACGTCCGAAAGATGGCCACACTCGAGCTTCTCTCGAGCCACAGGGTCGAGCTCTTGAGCCACGTTAGAGCCACGGAATTGGATTCGTTCATCAAAAGCTTGTTCTCACTTTGCACAACAAAGAGTACGAGTACTCCACACTCTCCTGTAGTGCATTTGAGCGAGTTGATAGAGCAACTGACGTTCAATATGAACCTGAGGCTGATCGCCGGGAAGAGATTTTCCAGTGACCAGTATCACGAGGAGAACAGTACGGCCTGGCGATTCGAAAGAGCAACAAAAGAAGCTTTGTACCTGTTCGGAGTTTTTGTTTGGTCCGATGCGGTGCCATTTCTCGAGTGGCTTGACATAGGTGGGCATGTGAGTGCCATGAAACGATGTTTCAAGGAATTCGACTCTGTGCTTGGGGAGTGGCTTGAAGAGCATAGGCAAAGAAAATCATCGGAAGGCAAGAATGGTACGGTTGAAAGTGACTTGATGGCTGCGATGATATCCAACTTTGAAGAGGAGGATGAAATAGCTGGCCATAGCCGTGATACTGTCATCAAAGCGACGGCACTG GTTCTAATCCTAACCGGTAGTGAAAGCACATCTATTACCCTAACATGGGCACTCTCTTTGCTCCTGAACAACCCAAGAGTCTTAAAAGCAGCTCAAGAAGAGTTGGACCACCATGTAGGAAGAGACAGATGGGTGCAAGAATCAGACATCAAGAACCTCAAATACCTCCAAGCCATCGTGAAAGAAACGTTACGCATAAACCCACCAGGTCCCATAACAGGTCTCCGTGAGGCCACAGAGGACTGTTATGTCGGTGGCTATTACGTCCCCAAAGGCACTCGTTTACTCGTCAACATATGGAAGCTACAGCGGGACCCCCTCATGTGGTCGGACCCCTGCGAGTTCCGACCAGAAAGGTTCATGACCGAAAATGCTGACATGGATTTCAGAGGCCAAAGTTTTGAGTATATTCCGTTCAGTGCAGGTAGAAGGTCGTGTCCGGGCATGACGCTTGGTTTGCATGTGGTTCATTTGGTTCTTGCTCGTTTGGTTCAGGGATTTGATATGAAGAGAGAAGGTGATGAGCTAGTGGATATGCGTGCAGGGTTGGGTCTTGCTTTGCCTAAGGCAACTCCACTTGAAGCTGTGCTTGCTCCCCGGCTTCCTGTAGAGCTCTACTATTGA